The Mycobacterium paragordonae genome includes a region encoding these proteins:
- the galT gene encoding galactose-1-phosphate uridylyltransferase — MESPTRAKLADGRDLLFFSLPGHRPAPVPDRRPLPAQNPDQSELRFDRSTGQWVIIAALRQDRTYKPPADQCPLCPGPTGLISEVPAPDYDVVVFENRFPSLSGDARSTPASNAASILAPADGGFVSAPGHGRCEVICFSSEHSGSFADLEPAHARLVVDAWRHRTAALMAEPGIEQVFCFENRGEEIGVTLTHPHGQIYGYPFLTPRITAMLGQAREHRMRYGGNLFADLLAREVADGSRVVARTEHFTAFVPFAARWPVEVHLYPNRLVRSLVDLEEVELDGFAQLYLDVLGRFDRMYAPTPLPYISALHQFAATEAQADGYFHVELMSVRRSATQLKYLAGSESAMGAFISDVMPESVAQRLRELG, encoded by the coding sequence GTGGAATCGCCGACCCGGGCAAAGCTGGCCGATGGCCGTGACTTGCTGTTCTTCTCGTTGCCCGGGCACCGTCCAGCGCCGGTTCCGGATCGCCGGCCTCTGCCCGCGCAAAACCCCGACCAGTCGGAGTTGCGCTTCGACCGGTCAACCGGACAGTGGGTGATCATCGCCGCGCTACGCCAGGACCGCACCTACAAGCCGCCCGCCGACCAGTGCCCGCTGTGTCCGGGTCCGACCGGACTAATTAGCGAGGTGCCCGCCCCTGACTATGACGTGGTCGTTTTCGAGAACCGGTTCCCGAGCCTCTCCGGCGACGCACGGTCGACTCCGGCGTCAAATGCCGCATCAATCCTGGCGCCTGCGGATGGCGGCTTTGTGTCGGCGCCGGGACACGGTCGATGCGAGGTGATCTGCTTTTCCAGCGAACACTCCGGGTCGTTCGCGGATTTGGAGCCGGCCCATGCCCGGTTGGTCGTCGATGCGTGGCGGCACCGCACCGCTGCCTTGATGGCCGAACCGGGCATCGAGCAGGTGTTCTGTTTCGAAAACCGCGGCGAGGAAATCGGGGTGACGCTGACCCATCCGCATGGTCAGATCTACGGCTATCCCTTTCTGACGCCGCGGATCACCGCGATGCTGGGGCAGGCACGTGAACATCGGATGCGCTACGGCGGCAACCTCTTTGCCGACCTGTTAGCGCGCGAGGTCGCCGATGGCAGTCGCGTGGTGGCGCGCACCGAGCACTTCACCGCCTTTGTGCCGTTCGCGGCGCGCTGGCCGGTCGAGGTGCACCTCTACCCGAACAGGTTGGTGCGCAGTCTGGTTGATCTTGAGGAGGTCGAACTGGACGGGTTCGCACAGCTGTACCTCGACGTGCTGGGGCGATTCGACCGCATGTACGCCCCCACTCCGCTGCCCTACATTTCCGCCCTACACCAGTTTGCCGCGACCGAAGCCCAAGCCGACGGCTACTTCCACGTCGAGTTGATGTCAGTCCGGCGCAGCGCCACCCAGCTCAAATACCTGGCGGGCTCCGAGTCTGCGATGGGGGCGTTCATCAGCGACGTCATGCCCGAAAGCGTGGCCCAGCGACTGCGGGAACTCGGATGA
- a CDS encoding WD40 repeat domain-containing protein, with amino-acid sequence MTAVAALVAATVGFVMAFRAKHSAERDLRQATSLRLVAEAQSILARTRPGSDVTAFQRLVTAAQLAQTPDDGPLRSALENNSRLLKIIETPESVDSVAFSRDGRRVASGGANGVLLWNADTGQPTGERMSLFSIRAVQFSPDGARVVAVSANVARVWDAQTGHPIGNQLSLVGITDAVAFSPDGTRIACGRRDGTVQVWDLNTGRTVGRYFAGHQDSVDAVAFSPDGRRIVSGSADKTMRVWDTDTGQPVGQQLIGSRVVSVAFSPDGARIASGSGDGTIQVWDSEAIRALGAPMTGHTGPVGSVAFSPDGKRIASGGGDTTVRLWDAATGQAVGPPLVGNLRLVHSVAFSPDGNRIVSGGEDHTVRVWSAQPSPLVGQPLTGSPGAVNSAVFSPDGKRIASGSRDRIVVWDAATGQPVGPSITGYGGGDIAWSPDGARIAARSAENSAVRVWDVASGEPVGAPIGDKVDIVGFSPDGTRIVSGGDDSLRLWDLATGRQVGDPITGTGLLLSVAFSPDGTRIVSGGDDGMVRQWDVATHKRIGEPMAGPGSVDSVAVSPDGKRVAAGGLNDEVRVWDAATDRPVGQPMNGHEGGVRSVAFSPDGKRIASAGNDFTVRLWDADTGQPVGAPLRGHTQPVTSVAFSPDGNYLVSGSVDHSVRLWLNYHDAVVGLCAKLSANMSRREWREWVSPDIGYIAGCPGLPVANG; translated from the coding sequence GTGACTGCCGTTGCGGCTCTGGTCGCCGCCACGGTCGGCTTCGTGATGGCATTCCGGGCCAAGCATTCCGCGGAGCGGGATCTTCGCCAGGCGACCAGCCTTCGTCTGGTCGCCGAGGCCCAGTCGATTCTGGCCCGCACCCGACCCGGGTCGGACGTGACGGCCTTCCAAAGACTGGTTACCGCCGCGCAACTCGCGCAAACGCCCGACGACGGTCCGTTGCGCAGCGCACTGGAAAACAATTCGCGGCTCTTGAAGATCATCGAGACACCTGAGTCGGTGGACAGCGTGGCGTTCAGTCGCGACGGGCGGCGGGTCGCCTCAGGCGGCGCCAACGGAGTGCTGCTGTGGAATGCCGACACGGGCCAGCCGACCGGCGAGCGCATGAGCCTCTTCTCGATCCGTGCGGTGCAGTTCAGTCCGGACGGCGCCCGGGTCGTTGCGGTCAGTGCGAATGTCGCGCGGGTATGGGACGCCCAGACCGGTCATCCGATCGGTAACCAGCTCAGTCTTGTCGGCATTACCGACGCCGTGGCTTTCAGCCCGGACGGTACCCGGATCGCCTGCGGCAGGCGCGACGGCACCGTGCAGGTGTGGGACCTCAATACCGGCCGAACGGTCGGGCGCTACTTTGCGGGGCACCAGGACTCGGTGGATGCCGTGGCCTTCAGCCCCGACGGTCGGCGAATCGTCTCCGGTAGCGCAGATAAGACAATGCGGGTATGGGATACGGACACCGGTCAACCCGTCGGTCAGCAACTGATTGGCAGCAGGGTGGTCAGCGTCGCGTTCAGTCCCGATGGCGCTCGGATCGCCTCCGGTAGCGGGGACGGCACCATACAGGTGTGGGACTCCGAGGCAATCCGGGCTCTCGGAGCGCCGATGACCGGCCACACCGGGCCGGTGGGCAGCGTGGCATTCAGCCCGGACGGCAAGCGGATCGCCTCGGGTGGTGGCGACACGACCGTGCGGTTGTGGGACGCTGCCACCGGTCAGGCTGTGGGCCCGCCCCTGGTGGGCAACCTGCGCCTGGTTCACAGCGTGGCGTTCAGCCCTGACGGCAACCGGATCGTCTCCGGCGGTGAGGATCACACGGTCCGGGTATGGAGTGCGCAACCGAGCCCACTGGTCGGCCAGCCGTTGACCGGCTCGCCGGGAGCGGTAAACAGCGCTGTGTTCAGTCCCGACGGCAAGCGGATCGCCTCGGGCAGTCGCGACCGCATCGTGGTGTGGGATGCCGCGACCGGCCAACCCGTCGGCCCCTCGATCACGGGCTACGGCGGGGGAGACATTGCGTGGAGCCCAGACGGTGCACGGATCGCGGCGAGGAGTGCCGAGAACTCCGCCGTACGGGTGTGGGACGTGGCCAGCGGCGAACCCGTCGGCGCCCCGATCGGAGACAAAGTAGATATCGTCGGCTTCAGCCCGGACGGCACGCGGATCGTGTCCGGCGGCGATGACTCGTTGCGACTGTGGGACTTAGCGACCGGTCGACAGGTCGGTGATCCCATAACCGGCACGGGCTTGCTACTAAGCGTCGCATTCAGCCCGGACGGCACGCGGATCGTTTCGGGCGGTGACGACGGCATGGTGCGCCAGTGGGACGTCGCCACCCACAAGCGAATTGGCGAGCCGATGGCCGGCCCGGGCTCGGTGGACAGCGTCGCGGTCAGCCCCGACGGCAAGCGCGTTGCCGCCGGCGGTTTGAACGATGAGGTGCGCGTGTGGGACGCGGCGACCGACAGACCCGTCGGCCAGCCGATGAACGGCCATGAGGGGGGCGTAAGGAGCGTCGCTTTCAGCCCCGACGGCAAGCGGATCGCCTCCGCCGGTAACGATTTCACCGTGCGGCTATGGGATGCCGACACCGGGCAACCCGTCGGCGCTCCGCTCAGGGGCCACACGCAGCCGGTGACGAGCGTGGCGTTCAGCCCCGATGGAAATTATCTGGTGTCCGGCAGTGTCGACCACAGCGTCCGGTTGTGGCTCAACTATCACGATGCAGTGGTCGGGTTGTGCGCCAAGCTTTCTGCCAATATGAGCCGCCGGGAGTGGCGGGAATGGGTATCGCCCGATATCGGCTACATCGCAGGCTGCCCGGGATTACCAGTGGCAAATGGTTAG
- a CDS encoding YncE family protein: MDPSTHTVYVANALDNTVSVIDGATRTVTATVPVGKSPAGLAVDSSTHTVYVANADNTVSVIDGATRTVTATVPVGAGPVDLAVDSSTHTVYVTTGRRCGNAGFCYGDGTISVIDGATRTVAGTMSLNGDTDDVAVDPETHAVYVSTLGGVAVIDGAKRTVTATVPIEGPHPDNLAVDPSTHTVYVSAGEGVSVIDGVTRTVTATVPLHIDNGSMRAYPYDLAVDPGTQSVYVTYDYNETMSVIDGATRTVTATVHLPTGKETLHTLAVDPGAHTVYVSSPVFGANQGKATVLVIERRS; encoded by the coding sequence GTGGACCCGAGCACCCACACCGTCTACGTCGCCAACGCTCTTGACAACACGGTGTCGGTGATCGACGGGGCGACGCGCACCGTGACTGCCACCGTGCCCGTCGGCAAGAGTCCGGCAGGCCTGGCGGTGGACTCGAGCACCCACACCGTCTACGTCGCCAACGCTGACAACACGGTGTCGGTGATCGACGGGGCGACGCGCACCGTGACCGCCACCGTGCCCGTCGGCGCCGGCCCCGTTGACCTGGCGGTGGATTCGAGTACCCACACCGTCTACGTCACCACCGGACGTCGGTGCGGCAACGCAGGGTTCTGCTACGGCGACGGCACGATTTCGGTAATCGACGGGGCCACCCGCACCGTCGCTGGCACCATGTCCCTGAACGGTGACACAGACGACGTGGCGGTCGACCCAGAGACCCATGCCGTCTACGTCAGCACGCTCGGCGGCGTGGCAGTGATCGACGGCGCGAAACGCACCGTCACCGCCACCGTTCCCATTGAGGGACCCCATCCGGACAACTTGGCGGTCGACCCGTCCACGCACACCGTCTACGTCAGCGCGGGCGAGGGTGTGTCGGTGATCGACGGGGTGACGCGCACCGTCACCGCCACCGTGCCCTTGCACATCGACAACGGCTCGATGCGCGCGTACCCGTACGACCTGGCGGTGGACCCGGGTACCCAGAGCGTCTACGTCACCTACGACTACAACGAGACGATGTCCGTGATCGACGGTGCGACCCGCACTGTCACCGCGACCGTGCACTTGCCCACTGGCAAGGAAACGCTCCACACGCTGGCGGTGGACCCGGGCGCCCATACCGTCTACGTCAGCAGCCCTGTCTTTGGCGCCAACCAAGGCAAAGCCACGGTGTTGGTGATCGAACGTCGATCGTAG
- a CDS encoding LURP-one-related/scramblase family protein, producing the protein MSNLIINAKMFSLGGEFWVTDDAGNPRYQVIGSFLKIPKEFRIYDVQGRDLAGVTHTIVSLLPRFTLEIGGQQVAVIQKKPSFFQPKYSIDAYGVEVVGNIWDMNFEIQRGGAVIGRIDKQWSVRDRYRIEVLDPRDELLVLGLVLAINYVKKEGARRRATQ; encoded by the coding sequence TTGAGCAATCTGATCATCAACGCAAAAATGTTCTCGCTGGGTGGCGAGTTTTGGGTGACGGACGACGCGGGAAATCCTCGCTATCAGGTCATCGGTAGCTTTTTAAAGATCCCGAAAGAATTTCGTATTTACGACGTGCAGGGTCGGGACCTGGCTGGCGTAACGCACACGATTGTCTCGCTGCTGCCGCGCTTTACGCTCGAAATCGGCGGCCAGCAGGTAGCGGTGATCCAGAAGAAGCCCAGCTTTTTCCAGCCCAAGTACAGCATCGATGCGTACGGCGTCGAGGTGGTGGGCAATATCTGGGACATGAATTTTGAAATCCAGCGTGGCGGCGCTGTCATCGGGCGAATCGACAAGCAATGGTCTGTCCGCGACAGGTACCGGATTGAGGTGCTGGATCCGCGCGACGAGCTGCTGGTGCTGGGCTTGGTGCTCGCCATCAACTACGTCAAGAAGGAAGGGGCGCGGCGGAGGGCAACACAATGA
- a CDS encoding serine hydrolase: MAVPSSAPRIYSLAGAERQVERRILAAPADVAVFFRLLGGESEWSYQPDDTFHAASTMKVPVMIELFHQAHQGQLTLDDPLLIHNEFFSLVDGSAFYLDPANDASTDLYSSEGQTRTLRQLCELMITMSSNLATNLLIKKLGIENIRATVHLLGADGMNVLRGVEDNKAYDLGLNNTTTARALAILLSAIAEGKVVDSDASRQMVEILKRQHINDGIPSGLDPTIPVAHKTGTLKAIHHDAAIVYGPQPFVLVILVRGMANSKDSSALMADITRAFYRATQ; this comes from the coding sequence ATGGCAGTACCCTCATCCGCGCCCCGGATCTACTCACTGGCCGGCGCCGAACGTCAAGTCGAACGACGCATCCTTGCCGCGCCCGCCGATGTCGCTGTTTTCTTCCGTCTCCTGGGCGGTGAATCGGAGTGGTCCTACCAGCCCGATGACACATTCCACGCCGCGAGCACCATGAAGGTCCCTGTGATGATCGAGCTCTTTCATCAGGCGCATCAAGGCCAGCTCACCCTGGACGATCCGCTCCTCATCCACAATGAGTTTTTCTCTCTTGTCGATGGCTCGGCCTTCTACCTTGATCCTGCTAACGATGCCTCCACCGACCTCTACAGCTCTGAGGGCCAGACCCGAACCCTTCGCCAACTGTGCGAATTGATGATCACGATGAGCAGTAATCTCGCAACGAATCTGCTTATCAAGAAACTCGGCATAGAGAACATTCGCGCCACCGTTCATCTACTCGGTGCCGATGGCATGAACGTGCTTCGCGGCGTCGAAGACAACAAGGCCTACGACCTGGGTCTCAACAACACCACGACCGCACGCGCACTGGCGATCCTGCTCAGTGCCATCGCTGAGGGCAAAGTCGTCGACTCCGACGCATCCCGCCAAATGGTCGAAATCCTCAAACGCCAGCACATCAACGACGGCATCCCTTCCGGCCTGGACCCCACCATTCCCGTCGCCCATAAGACCGGCACCCTCAAAGCAATCCATCACGATGCGGCAATCGTCTACGGGCCGCAACCCTTCGTCCTGGTGATACTCGTCCGCGGGATGGCCAACAGCAAAGACAGCTCGGCCCTCATGGCCGACATCACCCGCGCGTTTTACCGGGCTACTCAATAG
- a CDS encoding cellulase family glycosylhydrolase, with product MRRRTVLKLPALLAAGPTLTRAPRAAAQQSRWSPERANGWYQGQAWPVGANYITSNAINQLEMFQADTFDPQRIDVELGWAQQHKLNTVRVFLHDQLWAQNPWGFRMRLAEFVTIAAKHRIKPIFVFFDSCWDPFPQPGPQRAPTPGVHNSGWVQSPGAQHLDDLDYRRTLHDYVTGVLNQFRSDDRILAWDLWNEPDNPSRAYRKVERKDKLERVADLLSLVFDWARSVDPSQPLTSAVWQGEWGNPNRRSVIANIQLDNSDVITFHSYDRPAGFEARIAELTPLGRPIICTEYLARTLGNTVEAILPIAKRYNVGAINWGFVAGKTQTYLPWDSWDHPYTTTPETWFQDLIQPDGKPYRDSEIQTIGKLSSPEDAGSRGPG from the coding sequence GTGAGGCGTCGAACGGTGCTGAAGCTACCGGCGCTGCTGGCGGCAGGGCCTACCCTGACGCGCGCGCCCCGCGCCGCCGCGCAGCAGAGCCGGTGGTCGCCCGAGCGAGCCAACGGCTGGTATCAAGGGCAAGCCTGGCCCGTCGGTGCCAACTACATCACCTCGAACGCCATCAACCAGCTCGAGATGTTTCAGGCCGACACCTTCGACCCACAACGCATCGATGTCGAACTCGGCTGGGCGCAGCAGCACAAGCTGAACACGGTGCGGGTATTCCTGCACGATCAACTCTGGGCCCAGAATCCCTGGGGCTTCCGAATGCGTCTGGCCGAGTTTGTCACCATCGCGGCGAAACATCGCATCAAGCCGATCTTCGTTTTCTTCGACTCGTGTTGGGATCCGTTCCCACAGCCGGGTCCTCAGCGTGCGCCGACGCCCGGCGTGCACAATTCCGGCTGGGTGCAAAGTCCGGGGGCTCAACACCTCGACGACCTGGACTACCGCCGCACGCTGCACGACTACGTAACGGGAGTGTTGAACCAATTCCGCTCCGACGATCGCATTTTGGCTTGGGATCTGTGGAACGAACCCGACAATCCATCGCGTGCGTACCGCAAGGTCGAGCGGAAGGACAAGCTGGAGCGGGTCGCCGACCTGCTCTCATTGGTATTCGATTGGGCACGTTCGGTGGATCCGAGTCAGCCACTGACGAGTGCCGTGTGGCAAGGTGAGTGGGGAAACCCCAACCGCCGCAGCGTAATTGCCAACATACAGCTGGACAATTCCGATGTGATCACATTTCACAGCTATGACCGACCAGCGGGTTTCGAGGCTCGGATCGCCGAACTCACTCCGCTGGGGCGGCCAATCATCTGCACCGAGTACCTGGCCCGGACGCTCGGCAACACCGTCGAAGCAATATTGCCAATTGCGAAGCGCTACAACGTAGGTGCGATCAACTGGGGTTTCGTCGCCGGGAAGACCCAGACCTATCTGCCCTGGGACTCATGGGATCATCCGTATACGACGACTCCGGAGACCTGGTTTCAAGACCTGATCCAGCCGGATGGAAAGCCGTACCGCGACAGCGAGATTCAAACCATCGGCAAACTGAGCAGCCCCGAAGACGCCGGCAGCCGCGGCCCAGGGTGA
- a CDS encoding DUF2252 domain-containing protein, giving the protein MDRDSVASAHTVLADADGTAYRSLRQRPVTRAERYALGKSLRKRVPRRSLAEWTAPSDRPDPVELVNVSHQGRVDRLIPIRVGRMVDSPYGFLRGAAVVMAEDVAHLPATGITPVVCGDAHFGNFGFYASPERDLVIDLNDFDEAHPGAWEWDLRRLAASIWVAGRNNGTSEDHCCDAVRSCVGSYRKELRRLAELPLFTRSFVRLDVDRLAADTSGRLRKQVVRSAKRARHRTGDRALPRFTHEVAGERKIVEEPPLITQLSSGESELLAKALDEYLETLPSYWQRVLGGYTLVDVAHKVVGVGSVGLRAYVALLEGSSEDDVVFLQLKQARRSVLARYVHGESAWHAHQGQRVVEYQQSLQTVSDPLLGWTTIDGLQYYVRQFRNMKGSIPLEAIDAAALTDYAGVVGQLLAKGHARTSGASMIAGYLGSSDRVDKALCKFARRYADQTEKDHAALVSAVDRGLLPVERGV; this is encoded by the coding sequence ATGGATCGCGATTCAGTTGCCAGCGCGCATACCGTACTCGCCGATGCCGACGGCACCGCGTATCGGTCGTTACGACAGCGGCCGGTGACGCGGGCCGAGCGCTACGCCCTCGGCAAAAGTCTGCGTAAGCGGGTGCCGCGTAGGTCGCTCGCTGAATGGACGGCGCCATCTGATCGTCCCGACCCCGTCGAACTCGTCAACGTCAGTCACCAGGGGAGGGTCGACCGGCTGATACCGATCCGGGTCGGTCGCATGGTCGACTCGCCGTACGGCTTTCTGCGCGGCGCCGCGGTGGTGATGGCCGAGGACGTCGCGCATCTGCCGGCGACCGGAATCACCCCCGTGGTGTGCGGTGACGCGCACTTCGGCAACTTCGGGTTCTACGCATCTCCTGAGCGGGATCTGGTGATCGACCTCAACGATTTCGACGAGGCCCACCCAGGCGCCTGGGAGTGGGACCTGCGGCGGTTGGCCGCGAGTATCTGGGTCGCCGGGCGGAATAACGGGACGTCGGAGGACCACTGCTGCGATGCCGTCCGATCCTGTGTGGGTTCCTACCGCAAGGAATTGCGGCGGCTCGCCGAACTGCCCTTGTTCACAAGGTCTTTCGTGAGGCTTGATGTTGACAGGCTGGCAGCCGATACGTCAGGCCGGCTCAGAAAACAGGTCGTGAGGTCGGCCAAGCGGGCGCGCCACCGCACCGGCGACCGGGCGTTGCCGCGCTTCACCCACGAGGTCGCGGGCGAGCGGAAAATTGTCGAGGAACCACCTCTGATCACACAACTGTCCTCCGGTGAATCGGAATTACTGGCGAAGGCACTCGACGAGTATCTCGAAACCCTGCCCTCGTACTGGCAACGCGTGCTCGGTGGCTACACGTTGGTCGACGTTGCACACAAGGTCGTCGGAGTGGGCAGTGTAGGTCTGCGCGCCTACGTGGCGCTGTTGGAAGGCTCATCGGAAGATGACGTTGTTTTCCTACAGCTCAAGCAAGCTCGTCGATCGGTGCTCGCTCGCTACGTGCACGGTGAATCGGCATGGCACGCTCACCAGGGACAGCGGGTTGTGGAATACCAGCAGTCACTGCAGACGGTGAGCGATCCATTGCTGGGTTGGACCACGATTGACGGCTTGCAGTACTACGTGCGCCAATTCCGAAACATGAAGGGAAGCATCCCTTTAGAGGCAATCGACGCGGCGGCGTTGACTGACTACGCCGGCGTGGTGGGTCAGCTTCTGGCCAAGGGACACGCCAGGACCAGCGGTGCCTCGATGATTGCCGGTTACCTGGGGAGCTCCGATCGAGTTGACAAGGCGCTGTGCAAGTTCGCGCGGCGCTACGCCGATCAGACCGAAAAAGACCATGCCGCACTGGTCAGCGCCGTCGATCGAGGACTGTTGCCAGTCGAGCGCGGGGTTTAG
- a CDS encoding galactokinase, producing MTVRFAAPGRINLIGEHTDYNLGFALPIALPERTTVSFTPDHSDAIVVSSDRAAGSVRIPLGTAPADPDSYIEGWAGYVAGVMWALREAGHPVPGGAMSITSEVPIGSGLSSSAALECAALGAIALAADTHIDRMEQAQLAQRAENYYVGAPTGLLDQLASLFGAPATALLIDFRRLTVTPVAFDPDAAGVALMLIDSRTRHTHAGGEYAARRASCERAAEDLEASSLREVQDRSLSVLAAVTDPVAARRARHVLTENRRVLDFVAALGDSDFAQAGRIMSASHASMRDDFEITTGHIDLIVDAAIDAGALGARMTGGGFGGCVIALVPTDRADMVGEAVRRATCDAGFVRPTITRTRAAGGAGAVR from the coding sequence ATGACGGTCCGCTTCGCCGCACCCGGGCGGATCAACCTGATCGGGGAACACACCGATTACAACCTCGGCTTTGCACTGCCGATCGCGCTACCGGAGCGCACCACCGTCTCGTTCACCCCCGACCACAGCGATGCGATCGTGGTCAGCAGCGATCGCGCGGCCGGATCCGTGCGCATTCCACTGGGCACCGCACCCGCTGACCCCGACAGCTACATCGAGGGCTGGGCCGGCTACGTCGCCGGCGTGATGTGGGCGCTGCGTGAAGCCGGCCACCCGGTGCCCGGGGGCGCGATGTCGATCACCAGCGAAGTGCCGATCGGATCGGGCCTGTCTTCCTCGGCTGCGTTGGAGTGTGCGGCGCTGGGCGCGATCGCGTTGGCCGCCGATACACACATCGACCGAATGGAACAGGCACAGCTTGCGCAGCGCGCTGAGAACTACTATGTAGGCGCGCCAACGGGTTTGCTTGACCAGCTGGCATCGCTGTTCGGTGCACCGGCCACCGCTTTGCTGATCGATTTTCGCCGCCTCACCGTCACGCCGGTCGCATTCGACCCGGACGCGGCCGGCGTCGCGCTGATGCTGATCGACTCCCGAACACGCCACACTCATGCCGGCGGAGAGTATGCCGCTCGACGCGCATCGTGCGAGAGAGCGGCCGAAGATCTCGAGGCGTCATCACTGCGTGAGGTTCAAGACCGCAGCCTGTCGGTACTGGCCGCGGTGACCGACCCTGTCGCTGCCCGTCGTGCTCGTCATGTGTTGACCGAGAACCGCCGGGTGCTTGACTTTGTTGCCGCGCTGGGTGATTCGGATTTCGCCCAAGCCGGCCGGATCATGAGCGCCTCGCACGCGTCGATGCGCGACGATTTCGAAATCACCACCGGGCACATCGACCTGATCGTCGATGCCGCCATCGATGCCGGAGCTCTGGGTGCCAGGATGACCGGCGGCGGATTTGGGGGCTGTGTGATCGCCTTGGTGCCGACCGACCGGGCGGATATGGTCGGCGAGGCGGTGCGCCGGGCGACGTGTGACGCCGGGTTCGTGCGGCCGACGATCACCCGAACCCGGGCCGCGGGGGGCGCCGGGGCGGTCCGGTAA
- a CDS encoding DUF1906 domain-containing protein — MQDCSINFCLRQARPVARRDLLRYAIALSALPGLHAVSATAPAGAAAAPKLIDFAMHQIPAEHIKAAGYSGVINYVSLSRPGSSFGAKPITRPYAEQLTAAGLMIVSNYQYGKPGGTAQSDFKRGFAGGVEDARTAWKLHTAAGGGQSAPIFFTIDEDINRDTWNNVALKWFRGINSVLGVQRTGVYGGIDVCQWAAADGVIGSSRTPGHRWAWQTKAWSGSKIDPAAVLYQRVVSTASNPGPKVGGQEVDVNDVLAADCGQWNLHP; from the coding sequence ATGCAGGACTGCTCGATCAATTTTTGTTTACGCCAGGCGCGCCCTGTTGCTCGTCGAGACCTATTGCGCTATGCCATCGCCCTGTCTGCCCTGCCGGGCTTGCACGCGGTGTCGGCAACCGCACCTGCGGGGGCTGCCGCCGCACCCAAGTTGATCGACTTCGCTATGCACCAGATTCCAGCCGAACACATCAAAGCCGCCGGCTACTCCGGGGTCATCAACTACGTGTCGCTGTCGCGTCCCGGCTCGTCCTTCGGCGCGAAGCCGATCACCCGGCCCTACGCCGAACAGCTGACCGCCGCCGGGCTGATGATCGTCAGCAACTACCAATACGGCAAGCCGGGCGGGACAGCACAGTCGGACTTCAAGCGAGGGTTCGCCGGCGGCGTCGAGGATGCCCGCACCGCCTGGAAGCTCCACACCGCCGCGGGCGGCGGTCAGAGTGCCCCGATCTTCTTCACCATTGACGAGGACATCAACCGTGACACCTGGAACAACGTGGCGCTGAAGTGGTTTCGCGGAATCAATTCGGTGCTGGGCGTGCAACGCACCGGTGTCTACGGCGGCATCGACGTGTGCCAATGGGCGGCCGCCGACGGGGTCATCGGAAGTTCACGCACCCCCGGCCACCGGTGGGCCTGGCAGACCAAGGCCTGGTCCGGCAGCAAGATCGACCCCGCCGCGGTGCTCTACCAACGCGTGGTGAGCACCGCGTCAAACCCAGGCCCCAAGGTCGGGGGGCAGGAAGTGGATGTCAACGACGTGCTCGCCGCGGATTGCGGCCAGTGGAATCTACACCCCTGA
- a CDS encoding WD40 repeat domain-containing protein — protein sequence MRGHTADVTGVAFSPDGSFLVSGSEDGTVRLWLNYSDAASALCAKLSTNMSRRLWQVWVSPDIDYIEACPGLPIKKEFEW from the coding sequence TTGCGAGGCCACACCGCGGACGTAACGGGCGTGGCATTCAGCCCCGACGGATCTTTTCTCGTGTCTGGCAGTGAGGACGGGACCGTCCGGCTATGGCTCAACTATTCCGACGCGGCGTCGGCATTGTGCGCCAAGCTCTCGACCAATATGAGCCGCAGGCTGTGGCAAGTCTGGGTGTCGCCCGATATCGACTACATCGAAGCCTGCCCGGGACTTCCGATAAAGAAAGAGTTCGAGTGGTAG